The Chryseobacterium phocaeense genome includes the window AAGGAGCTCAGTCTGAAAAGGAAAAAACAGCAATAGGAACCATGCTTGACGGCTTCAATACCGCTGCCGCAAAAGCTGATTTCGATACCTACTTCAATTATTTTGCTGATGAATCTACCTTTATCGGAACAGATGCCACAGAAATCTGGGATAAAAAAGCATTCATGGTTTGGGCAAAACCTTATTTTGACAAAAAGAAAACCTGGAATTTTAAAGCCATTAAAAGGAATATTTATTTCAGCAAAGACGGAAAGATGGCCTGGTTTGATGAATTGCTGGATACCCAGATGAAGATCTGCAGAGGATCGGGAGTGGTAGAAAAAATAAACGGAACGTGGAAAGTAAAACAATATGTACTTTCTGTAACGGTTCCTAATGATGTGGTGGACAAAGTGGTTTCAGAAAAAGCTGCCATTGAAGATGTTTTACTACAAGAATTAAAAAAACAATAAATGAACACTCCGCATAGCACTTTATCACGTACAGTAAAACCCAATCTTTCCATAGCTCAGATCATCAATATGAGCATGGGCTTTTTAGGAATTCAGATGGCTTTCGGGCTTCAGAACGGAAATGCAAGCCGGATTCTGGCCAATTTCGGGGCAGATGTTCATGAGCTCTCCTGGTTCTGGCTGGTGGCTCCTGTTACGGGACTCATCGTTCAGCCAATCATCGGTCATATGGGCGATAATACGTGGAGCCCTCTCGGAAGACGGAAGCCGTATTTCCTGATAGGTGCGGTTTTATGTGCAATCGGTCTGGTCATGCTTCCTAATGCCGCATCTGCCACACAAATGCTGGCCGCCAATGTTTTACTGATGGCCGTGATATTCCTCGCGATGATGGATGCTTCCATTAATGTGGCTATGGAGCCTTTCCGTGCGCTGGTGGGAGATATGCTGCCTAAACATCAGGCAACCATTGGATTTTCGGTACAGACGATCCTGATAGGAATAGGAGCAGTAATCGGCTCCGATTTGCCGGGATGGCTCACGAAACTGGGCGTTTCAAATGAAGCTCCGAAAGGCTTTGTCGCAGATAATGTGATCTATGCCTTTTATATTGGTGCAGCAGTGTTAATTATATCCATTTTGTATACCATTTTAACCACTAAAGAATATTCGCCGGAGGAATTTGCCTCATTTGAAGGCGGAAAACCTGTCGTAAAAAACGAGTCGAAATTCTCAGATATTTTTAAAGACTTCAAAAATGCTCCTTCGCAGATGAAGAAACTGGGAATTGTGCAGTTTTTCTCCTGGTTTGCGCTGTTTACCATGTGGGTTTTTACCACGAGCGCACTGGCAACCCATCATTTCGGACTTTCACCGGATGATACGCATTCCGCAGAATTTAATAAAGCAGGAGACCTTACGGGAAGTTTATTCGGAAGCTATAATTTCTATGCGATTTTCTTTGCATTTGCTTTAACCCCGATTGCCAAGTTTATCGGTAAAAAGCAGACCCATGCTTTGGCTTTGGCTTTTGGCGGCCTGGGCCTGATTTCCATGTATTTTATTAAAGATATCCACTACCTCTGGATTTCCATGGTAGGTCTGGGATTTGCATGGGCCAGTATCCTGGCGATGCCTTATGCCATGCTGATTGATTCTATTCCCCAAAAGAAAATGGGTGTTTACATGGGAATCTTTAACTTCTTTATTGTGATTCCGCAGATCATCAATGGTATTTTCGGTGGACCTATTGTAAGCAGTGTCTTTGGAAAACAGGCCATTGATTACATTGTTGTAGGAGGAATATGCATGTTGATCGGTGCCGTGGTAACCATGATTTTTATAAAATCAGAAGACGAAACGCCGATGGAAATAGAGGAGGAGATTAAGCAGGTGCATTTTTAATTGTAGAAGTTAGAAGTTAGAAGTTAGAAGTTAGAAGTTAGAAGTTAGAAGTGGGAAGATGGAAGATGGAAGATATGGAGGTTATTCCAATCAGTGAACTAATAAAATTCAATAGGAGTGGGCTTTAGCCCACTTTTAAAATATATAGCAATAACAATGGCTTTAGCCAAAATTTATATCTATTACCTTATTATTTAAAATATAACAGCCTCCCACAGATTCCACAAATTCCACGAAATACACATATGCCCGCTCAGCCGGTCAAAAACAATAATTGTAAAAATCTTCGCAAACACATTAGCCTTCTTCGCCTTTCTTTGCCATCTTAGCTTTTTTGCCCTTTCGCCTCTTCACCAAAACAACAAAATCCTTTCTTACCCTACATCAACATTTTCAAACCCCCATTTCTCCTACATTTGTACCATAAAATAATCATAGTATGAAAACAGTATATCATAAAGCAGATTCTAGAGGCCATGCAGATCATGGCTGGTTAAACAGTTACCACACATTTAGTTTTGCGAATTATCAGAATAAGGACAGAACGAATTTTGGAGTACTAAGGGTATTGAATGATGATACCGTTTCGCAGGGAATGGGATTTGGAACGCATCCGCACAGGGATATGGAAATTATTTCTATACCTTTGGAAGGAGATCTGGAGCATAAAGATTCCATGGGGACTACAGCCGTTATCAAAAAAGGGGAAATCCAGGTGATGAGCGCAGGAACCGGGGTAATGCACAGCGAGTACAATAAAAATAAAGATGAAGCTGTGAAATTCCTTCAGATCTGGGTATTCCCAAGAGAGCTGAATGTAGAACCCAGATATGACCAGAAAAGCATTAAGGAAGGTGAAAAAATCAACGGATTCCAGCAGATCCTTTCTCCGAACAAAAACGATGACGGGGTATGGATTCATCAGGATGCATGGTTTAATCTGGCTCAATTCAAAGCAGGAAACGGTAAAAATTATATGCTCAACAAAAAAGGAAATGGTGTTTATGCGTTTGTTTTAAAAGGAAGCGCCAAAGTAGGGGACAGAATATTAAATGAAAGAGACGGATTGGGAATCTGGGATACCCAAAGCTTTAATATTGAAGCCGTAGATGATGCGGAGATTCTTTTAATGGAAGTGCCAATGGAACTTCCGGCCTATATGAAATAAAAAGTAAATTTATACATTAAAAAAATAGATTAACAATAATGAAAGTTTTAGCAATAGCAGGAAGCAATTCGGATGTTTCAATGAACAGACAGCTGGTAGCCTATGCGTCATCCCTGTTTGAAAATGCAGAAGTAGAAGTAGTAGATCTTAATCCATTTGAAATGCCTATCTATAAGCATGAAAGAGAACTGGCCGGTGGAATTCCGCAGGAAGCGCATGATTTTGCTGCAAAAATAGACGGAGCCAATCTTCTTCTGGTTTCATTGGCAGAACACAACGGAACGTACTCTACAGCCTTCAAAAATGTATTCGACTGGGTGTCCAGAATTAAAGACAGAACCGTATGGAATGAAATCCCAATGTTACTGATGTCTGCATCTCCCGGAGGCAGAGGCGGAGCCGGCGTTTTGGAAGCGGCATCCAAGCGTTTTCCTTTCCATGGAGGAAATATTGTAGAAACTTTTTCATTACCTTTCTTTAATGACAACTTTGATAAAGCAGAGCAAAAAATTTCCAATGAAGAGAAAAACAGCGAATTAAAAGAGAAAATCAGGAAGATTGCTGCCATTGAAACCATCCTTGAAAAATAGAGTTTGAATATTAATTTAAAATTACTATTTTTGCAAAAAGAAAAAAGATGAAAATTCAGACCACTTTTAAAGAATGTTTTTCAAAGAAAGGGAAAACTATGGGCTCTGAAATTCTGAGATAATATAACGGCCGATAATCTACCAAGATTGTCGGCTTTTTTATTTTCTAAAAACCAATATTAAAAAGTAATTGAATTTATAAAAGATAAAAAGATATCAGGGTTGGACAGTAGAAATATCAAAGTCTGAAATCTGAAATCTAGTATCTAAAAATCTAAGTAACATGAGCAACACTTACAAATCAGCAGGCGTAGACAAAGAAGAAGGATACAAAACGGTTGACAAGATCAAAAAAGCCGTTGGAGAAACCCACAACTCAAATGTATTGAACCATTTGGGAAGTTTTGGGGCTTTCTATGAGATCGGAGGATATAAAAATCCTGTGCTGGTTTCTGGAACAGACGGAGTAGGAACAAAGCTTAAAGTAGCGTTGGATACCAAACAATACGGATCCATCGGTATCGACTGTTTCGCTATGTGTGCCAATGATATTCTTTGCCACGGTGCAAAACCTTTATTCTTCCTTGATTATCTGGCTTGCGGAAAGCTTGATTCAGAAATTGCTGCAGAAATCGTTCTTGGAATGGTGGAAGCATGTAAAGATAATAACTGTGCATTAATTGGCGGTGAAACTGCCGAAATGCCGGGAATGTACCAGCCAGGAGATTATGATGTTGCCGGATTCTGTGTAGGAATCGTTGAAAAAGATCAGATCATTGACGGGTCCAATATCAAGGCCGGAAATAAAATCATTGCCCTGCCAAGCTCAGGATTCCACTCCAATGGATTCTCGCTGGTAAGAAAAGTATTCCCGGATTTTGAAGAAGAATTTGAAGGAAAACCGCTATACGAAACCCTTTTAGTACCTACAAGACTGTACTACAAAGAAATCCATAAAGTACTGGAAGAAGTAAAAGTTTGTGGTATTGCCCACATTACAGGAGGTGGTCTTTATGAGAACGTTCCGAGAATTATCCCAGAAGGATTATGTGCCTCTATCGACGCTGCAAAGATCAAAATTCCAAATGTAATGCTGGAACTTGAAAAAAGAGGTGGCGTTACCCGTGAAGAAATGTTCGGAACCTTCAATATGGGCGTAGGAATGATCATTGTTACGGATGCTGACCATGCTGAAAAAGTATTGCATCTTTTGGACGATGCTTACGAAATCGGAGTAATCACGGAAGGCAGCGAGAAGATTGATTTGACGATCTGATGATTTGATAATTCGACGATTGAGCCGACAGGCCAACCATCATCAAATTAACATATCATCACATCATCATATTACTATCACATGAAAAATTTAGTTATACTCGTTTCAGGTTCCGGAACCAATCTGCAGAGAATCATAGATACCATTGACAACGGAGAGATCCAAAATGCAAAAATATCTTTGGTAGTGGCAGACAGAGAATGTTACGGACTGGAAAGAGCCAAAAACCATCATATAGAAAACATCCTGATTCCCAGAGGAAAGAACTTCAGCAGTGAACTGGCCAATGTGATTCCAAAAGATACGGATCTGATTGTACTGGCAGGATTTTTATCCATTCTGAAACCTGAATTCTGTGAAAACTGGACCGGCAAAATGATCAATATCCATCCTGCACTGCTTCCGAAATTCGGAGGAAAAGGAATGTGGGGAATGAATGTACACCATGCCGTGATCGAAGCCAGAGAAACAGAAAGCGGAGCCACAGTACATTTTGTGACACCAGGAATTGATGAAGGAGAAGCTATTCTTCAGAAATCATTTGAAGTAACTGCAGAGGATACCGCAGAAACCATCGCAGAAAAAGTACACCATGTTGAATACGAGATATTTCCGAAAGCAATCAATAAAGTACTGAATAATGTAACAATATAAAAATGTACCAGTGTACCAATAACCAATTGATTGTTACATTGCTGAACTGATACATTGGTATATTAATTAAGAAGAAATCTAAGTAAATATAAGTAACACCGGAGGTGAAAGACCGGCCTACAGTTTGAAATAACTGTAAAAAGTAAATTGAAAGTAAGAGTCCCGAAGGGACGATTTAAAAAAGCATAGGATAAAATCCTATGTGAAAAAGAATCCCCAAAGACAAATTAAACAAACGTAGGATGAAATCCTACGAAAAAATCGAAAGTAAAAATGAGTAAAAAGAGAGTTTTAATCAGTGTTTCCGACAAAAGCGGATTGATCGAGTTCGCTCAGTTTCTGGAAGCCCGGAATTATGAATTGATCTCTACAGGAGGAACCTTCAAACATTTGAAAGATGCCGGTTTAAATCCGATTCAGATTGATGAGGTAACCAACTTCCCTGAAATGCTGGACGGGAGAGTGAAAACCCTTCACCCGAAAGTTCACGGAGGACTTTTAGCCGTTCGTGCCAATGAAGAGCACATGAGAACCGTTAAAGAGCACGGAATAGAGCTTATCGACATGGTGATCGTAAACCTTTATCCTTTTTTTGAAAACGTAAACAAAGACATTTCTTTACATGAAAAAGTAGAGTTTATCGATATCGGAGGTCCTTCCATGCTTCGTTCTGCAGCCAAGAATTTTGATTCCGTTACCGTAATTACCGATGTGGAAGATTACGCAACCGTAAGACTTGAAATGGAGCAGAATGGGGATTCATACATCGAAACCCGTAAAAAACTTGCCGGAAAAGTATTCAACCTTACTTCTGCGTATGATGCGGCGATTTCAAGAATGCTTTTAGATGAAGAATATCCTGCGTACCTGAATGCTTCCTATAAAAAAGTTTCAGATTTAAGATACGGTGAAAACCCTCACCAGACTGCCGCTTACTACGTTTCTACATTTGAGAACGGCGCGATGAAAGATTTCGAACAGCTGGGCGGTAAAGAGCTTTCTTTCAATAACCTTCGTGATATGGACCTTTGCTGGAAAGTAGTTACCGAGTTCAAAGAAGAAATGGCCTGCTGCGCGGTGAAGCATTCCACACCTTGTGGAGTAGCTATCGGAACTTCAGCTCTGGAAACCTATCAGAAAACTTTCGAATGTGATCCGGTTTCTATTTTTGGCGGAATTGTTGCAATGAACTACAAGATCGATGCAGCAACGGCTGAAGAACTGAACAAAACATTCCTGGAAATCGTAATGGCTCCGGACTTTGATGAAGAAGCTCTGGAAGTTTTAAGAAAAAAGAAAAACCTCAGAATTATAAAAATCGTGAACGCGGTTTCTGATAAGCAGACCTGGGTGAAGATCGACGGTGGTATCCTGGTTCAGGATAATGACAGCCATTTCTCTGATGACATTAAAGTGGTTACAGACGTACAGCCTTCCGAAGAGCAGAAAAAAGCCCTTTTGTTCTCCCAGAGAGTGGTGAAGTATGTAAAATCCAACGCTATTGTGGTTTCCAATGGTATTCAGGCCTTCGGGATCGGAGGTGGCCAGGTGAACAGGATCTGGGCTACGCAACAAGCCATTGAAAGAGCAAAAGAAAAATTCTCCGGAGACCTTGTACTGGCTTCCGATGCGTTTTTCCCTTTTCGTGACGTAGTGGATTTCTGCGCAGAACAGGGAGTCAAGGCCATCATACAGCCGGGTGGAAGTGTAAAAGATCAGGACAGCATTGAAGCGGCCAATGAGCACCGTATTCCAATGATGTTTACAGGGGTAAGACACTTTTTACATTAATAGAATTAAAAGATTTTAAAATTAAGAAATTGAGATTTTGGAGGTGTTTCTTAATCTTTTAATCCCTCAGTTTTTTAATTTTAATTATATATTTGTAAATTAGACTAGATAATAAATAAAGTATGAGAATATTAATCATAGGTGAAGGCGGTAGAGAATCCGCTTTAGCAGCAAAGCTTCAGAATGACCCGAGAATTTCTAAAATGTTTTTTGCTAACGGTAATGCTACCACCGATGTAATAGGGAAAAATGTTCATTTATCCGAAATCAAGGAACTGAGAGATTTCGCGATCAAAGAAAAGGTGGATCTTACCATTGTAGGTCCCGAAGCTCCGCTTGTAGCCGGGTTGAAGGATGAATTCAAAAAGCACGATCTTAAAGTTTTCGGTCCGAACCAAAAAGTGGCAAGCCTGGAAGGAAGTAAGGCTTTCTCTAAGAAATTTATGCAGACCTATGATATCAAAACGGCCAAAGCTGTAGTGTTTGATTCATATAACGATGCTAAAGAATATGTTCAGACACAGCAGTATCCATTAGTGGTTAAAGCGAGTGGTCTGGCAGGCGGAAAAGGAGTGGTTATCTGTGACAACCTTGAAGAAGCAGAAGCTACGATCCACGATTTCATGATCAGAAGAATCTATGGAGATGCTGGAATTCGTCTGGTTATTGAAGAATATCTGGAAGGTTTTGAAGCTTCAATCATTGCATTCTCAAACGGGGAGAAGATTTTCCCTTGTATCGCAGCAAAAGATTACAAAAAGGCCGGAAACGGAGATACAGGACCGAACACAGGTGGTATGGGATCTGTAGCACCAAGCCCTGACTTTACCCAGGAGCACTATGCCGATTTTGAAAAAAATATCCTGCAGCCTACTATTAACGGTCTTAAAGGAGAAGGATTCAGCTTTAAAGGAATTATTTTCTTCGGATTAATGGTTACTAAAAACGGAACTTACCTTCTTGAATACAACATGAGATTCGGGGATCCTGAAACGCAGGTACTGATGGCATTGATGGAAAATAACCTTCTTGATGTGATCCAGGACTGTATGGACGGAAAAGACATCGAGCTTAAGTTTAAAGACGAAAAAGCAGTATGCCTGGTAATGTGTTCCGGAGGTTACCCGAGAAATATTGAAACAGGCTACGAAATTGTTGGGGAAGACAAACTTAAACATTCAAAACTTCTGTACGCAGGTGCAATTAGAAAAGGAGATAAAGTGGTTTCCAACGGTGGAAGAGTTCTGAACATCGTCGCTACCGGAGCAACTTACGATGACGCCCGCAAAAAAGTGTACGAAGATGCAGCCCACATTCATTTCGATTACGGCTTCTACAGAGAAGACATCGGAAAGTTTTAAAATAAATCACGAAAAAAGATTTGGAACAGCTCCAAGTCTTTTTTTGTAACACAGTTAATATAAGATATTCAGATGCAGGATTCAAGACATCAGACACGAAGGTCTGATATCTGATGTCTGACATCTGAAATCAATTATCATTTATCAATCATCATTTATCAATCATAATGAACAACGGTATTATCATATTAGATTTCGGATCACAGTACAACCAGCTTATCGGGAGAAGAATCCGTGAGATGGGCGTATATTCTGAAATCCTTCCTTTCAATACACCTTTACAGGATATTCTTGCAAAACAACCCAAAGGGATCATCCTTTCCGGAGGACCCAGCTCTGTGAATGCAGAAAATGCCCACCTGGTAGAAAAAGAATTATATGAGCAGGGAGTTCCTGTTTTGGGAATCTGCTACGGAATGCAGCTTACCGCTCATCTGTTAGGCGGAAAAGTGAACAAAGGAGAAAAAGGGGAGTACGGAAAAGCCCATTTGGAAATCGTTAAAGAAAGCTCTCTGTTAAAAGGAGTTACCCAGAATTCTGTAGTATGGATGAGCCACTTTGATGAAGTGGGTGCATTGCCTGCAGGTTTTGAACTGAATGCAAAATCAGGAGTGATGGCTTCTATTTCTAACGAAGACAAAAAAATCTTCTGTGTACAGTTCCACCCGGAAGTTTCTCACACCGAAGAAGGCGGAAAAATGCTTGAAAACTTTGTGTTCGGGATCTGTGATGCTGAGAAAAACTGGAAGCTTACCAATTATATCGATAAAACAGTGGAAGAAATCCGTGAAAAAGTAGGAGACAACAAGGTCATCCTTGGTCTTTCAGGCGGAGTTGATTCTTCCGTAGCTGCTGTTTTAATTCACAAGGCCATCGGTGATCAGCTGACTTGTATCTTCGTGGATACTGGTTTATTGAGAAAAGATGAAGGCCAGAAAGTAATGGATAATTATGGAGAGCACTTCCATATGAACATTAAAATGGTGGATGCCAAAGAAAGATTCCTTTCAAAACTGGCAGGAATTGATGATCCGGAGCAGAAAAGAAAAATTATCGGAAACGAATTTATCCACGTTTTTGATGAAGAATCCCATAAAATAGAAGGCGCTAGATTCTTAGCTCAGGGAACCATTTATCCTGATGTTATCGAAAGCCAGTCGGTAAACGGACCATCTGCTGTGATCAAATCTCACCACAACGTAGGAGGACTTCCTGAAGATATGGAATTTGAGCTGTTGGAGCCGTTAAGAGAGCTTTTCAAGGACGAAGTAAGAAAAGTAGGTGAGGAATTGGGTATTCCGCATCATTTGGTACACAGACACCCTTTCCCTGGGCCTGGATTAGGAATCAGAGTATTGGGCGCTGTTGATGCTGAAAAAGTGAGAATCCTTCAGGAAGCGGATGATATCTTCATTGAAGAACTTTACAAAAATGATTTGTACGAAAAAGTATCCCAGGCTTTCGTAGTCCTTCTTCCTGTAAAATCAGTAGGAGTAATGGGAGACGAAAGAACTTACGAATACACCGCTGTAGTCCGTTCTGCCAACACCATCGACTTTATGACGGCAACATGGAGCAGACTTCCTTATGAGTTCCTGGATACGGTTTCCAGCAGAATCATCAACGAAGTAAGAGGTATCAACAGGGTAGCTTACGATATTTCAAGCAAACCGCCTGCAACGATTGAGTGGGAATAATTTTCACTGAAATTTAAAATATTAATCCTGCTCTTTATGGGCAGGATTTTATTTTTTTCAAAACATAGTCCAGATAATTAAATGAACTCAGAAATTCCCATTTTTCATCCATTAAAAACTGTTCAGCCGCAGCAATAAAATCTTGCCTGTCCGGCCAAATTGAAATATTTCGGATATCAATATTCATGATGTTGAAGGAATACAGTTTCTCTTTTTCATCAGAAGTTAATAAGTCGATAAATAAATGATTTTCAGGAGTGTCTATCATATTTTTACCTATATCACAGATCCTGTTTTCAGGTTTTATCTTGAACATTACTTTTTCCATAAAACCTAAAGCTTTATTGCCGGAAGAATGCTTTTTAAGAC containing:
- a CDS encoding nuclear transport factor 2 family protein; amino-acid sequence: MKKISIICTLVLIMMGCTGIFAQSKGAQSEKEKTAIGTMLDGFNTAAAKADFDTYFNYFADESTFIGTDATEIWDKKAFMVWAKPYFDKKKTWNFKAIKRNIYFSKDGKMAWFDELLDTQMKICRGSGVVEKINGTWKVKQYVLSVTVPNDVVDKVVSEKAAIEDVLLQELKKQ
- a CDS encoding MFS transporter — translated: MNTPHSTLSRTVKPNLSIAQIINMSMGFLGIQMAFGLQNGNASRILANFGADVHELSWFWLVAPVTGLIVQPIIGHMGDNTWSPLGRRKPYFLIGAVLCAIGLVMLPNAASATQMLAANVLLMAVIFLAMMDASINVAMEPFRALVGDMLPKHQATIGFSVQTILIGIGAVIGSDLPGWLTKLGVSNEAPKGFVADNVIYAFYIGAAVLIISILYTILTTKEYSPEEFASFEGGKPVVKNESKFSDIFKDFKNAPSQMKKLGIVQFFSWFALFTMWVFTTSALATHHFGLSPDDTHSAEFNKAGDLTGSLFGSYNFYAIFFAFALTPIAKFIGKKQTHALALAFGGLGLISMYFIKDIHYLWISMVGLGFAWASILAMPYAMLIDSIPQKKMGVYMGIFNFFIVIPQIINGIFGGPIVSSVFGKQAIDYIVVGGICMLIGAVVTMIFIKSEDETPMEIEEEIKQVHF
- a CDS encoding pirin family protein; this translates as MKTVYHKADSRGHADHGWLNSYHTFSFANYQNKDRTNFGVLRVLNDDTVSQGMGFGTHPHRDMEIISIPLEGDLEHKDSMGTTAVIKKGEIQVMSAGTGVMHSEYNKNKDEAVKFLQIWVFPRELNVEPRYDQKSIKEGEKINGFQQILSPNKNDDGVWIHQDAWFNLAQFKAGNGKNYMLNKKGNGVYAFVLKGSAKVGDRILNERDGLGIWDTQSFNIEAVDDAEILLMEVPMELPAYMK
- a CDS encoding NADPH-dependent FMN reductase, which encodes MKVLAIAGSNSDVSMNRQLVAYASSLFENAEVEVVDLNPFEMPIYKHERELAGGIPQEAHDFAAKIDGANLLLVSLAEHNGTYSTAFKNVFDWVSRIKDRTVWNEIPMLLMSASPGGRGGAGVLEAASKRFPFHGGNIVETFSLPFFNDNFDKAEQKISNEEKNSELKEKIRKIAAIETILEK
- the purM gene encoding phosphoribosylformylglycinamidine cyclo-ligase; translation: MSNTYKSAGVDKEEGYKTVDKIKKAVGETHNSNVLNHLGSFGAFYEIGGYKNPVLVSGTDGVGTKLKVALDTKQYGSIGIDCFAMCANDILCHGAKPLFFLDYLACGKLDSEIAAEIVLGMVEACKDNNCALIGGETAEMPGMYQPGDYDVAGFCVGIVEKDQIIDGSNIKAGNKIIALPSSGFHSNGFSLVRKVFPDFEEEFEGKPLYETLLVPTRLYYKEIHKVLEEVKVCGIAHITGGGLYENVPRIIPEGLCASIDAAKIKIPNVMLELEKRGGVTREEMFGTFNMGVGMIIVTDADHAEKVLHLLDDAYEIGVITEGSEKIDLTI
- the purN gene encoding phosphoribosylglycinamide formyltransferase, giving the protein MKNLVILVSGSGTNLQRIIDTIDNGEIQNAKISLVVADRECYGLERAKNHHIENILIPRGKNFSSELANVIPKDTDLIVLAGFLSILKPEFCENWTGKMINIHPALLPKFGGKGMWGMNVHHAVIEARETESGATVHFVTPGIDEGEAILQKSFEVTAEDTAETIAEKVHHVEYEIFPKAINKVLNNVTI
- the purH gene encoding bifunctional phosphoribosylaminoimidazolecarboxamide formyltransferase/IMP cyclohydrolase; amino-acid sequence: MSKKRVLISVSDKSGLIEFAQFLEARNYELISTGGTFKHLKDAGLNPIQIDEVTNFPEMLDGRVKTLHPKVHGGLLAVRANEEHMRTVKEHGIELIDMVIVNLYPFFENVNKDISLHEKVEFIDIGGPSMLRSAAKNFDSVTVITDVEDYATVRLEMEQNGDSYIETRKKLAGKVFNLTSAYDAAISRMLLDEEYPAYLNASYKKVSDLRYGENPHQTAAYYVSTFENGAMKDFEQLGGKELSFNNLRDMDLCWKVVTEFKEEMACCAVKHSTPCGVAIGTSALETYQKTFECDPVSIFGGIVAMNYKIDAATAEELNKTFLEIVMAPDFDEEALEVLRKKKNLRIIKIVNAVSDKQTWVKIDGGILVQDNDSHFSDDIKVVTDVQPSEEQKKALLFSQRVVKYVKSNAIVVSNGIQAFGIGGGQVNRIWATQQAIERAKEKFSGDLVLASDAFFPFRDVVDFCAEQGVKAIIQPGGSVKDQDSIEAANEHRIPMMFTGVRHFLH
- the purD gene encoding phosphoribosylamine--glycine ligase: MRILIIGEGGRESALAAKLQNDPRISKMFFANGNATTDVIGKNVHLSEIKELRDFAIKEKVDLTIVGPEAPLVAGLKDEFKKHDLKVFGPNQKVASLEGSKAFSKKFMQTYDIKTAKAVVFDSYNDAKEYVQTQQYPLVVKASGLAGGKGVVICDNLEEAEATIHDFMIRRIYGDAGIRLVIEEYLEGFEASIIAFSNGEKIFPCIAAKDYKKAGNGDTGPNTGGMGSVAPSPDFTQEHYADFEKNILQPTINGLKGEGFSFKGIIFFGLMVTKNGTYLLEYNMRFGDPETQVLMALMENNLLDVIQDCMDGKDIELKFKDEKAVCLVMCSGGYPRNIETGYEIVGEDKLKHSKLLYAGAIRKGDKVVSNGGRVLNIVATGATYDDARKKVYEDAAHIHFDYGFYREDIGKF
- the guaA gene encoding glutamine-hydrolyzing GMP synthase; protein product: MNNGIIILDFGSQYNQLIGRRIREMGVYSEILPFNTPLQDILAKQPKGIILSGGPSSVNAENAHLVEKELYEQGVPVLGICYGMQLTAHLLGGKVNKGEKGEYGKAHLEIVKESSLLKGVTQNSVVWMSHFDEVGALPAGFELNAKSGVMASISNEDKKIFCVQFHPEVSHTEEGGKMLENFVFGICDAEKNWKLTNYIDKTVEEIREKVGDNKVILGLSGGVDSSVAAVLIHKAIGDQLTCIFVDTGLLRKDEGQKVMDNYGEHFHMNIKMVDAKERFLSKLAGIDDPEQKRKIIGNEFIHVFDEESHKIEGARFLAQGTIYPDVIESQSVNGPSAVIKSHHNVGGLPEDMEFELLEPLRELFKDEVRKVGEELGIPHHLVHRHPFPGPGLGIRVLGAVDAEKVRILQEADDIFIEELYKNDLYEKVSQAFVVLLPVKSVGVMGDERTYEYTAVVRSANTIDFMTATWSRLPYEFLDTVSSRIINEVRGINRVAYDISSKPPATIEWE